The proteins below come from a single Prolixibacter sp. NT017 genomic window:
- the hisC gene encoding histidinol-phosphate transaminase, with protein MTFDIQNLLRDNIRKLKPYSSARDEFSGEAAVFLDANENPFNAPYNRYPDPRQTELKSKIAPVKKVPPENIFLGNGSDEPIDLLIRAFCTPGKDNIVAIAPTYGMYRVAADVNDVKVIEAPLNADYTLSPKTVLDTVTPNTKMVFLCSPNNPTGNALGKEAMLEIMNNFTGLVIVDEAYIDFCPERSLLPELPEHPNLVVLQTFSKAWGMAGIRLGMAFASQEIIDVLNRIKYPYNINILTQLKAIELIELEKEKSDWVKILVSEREKLAEKLREFPFVVKVYPSDANFLLIKTHDPRGIYDYLVEEKIIVRDRSGVALCEGSLRISVGSEMENQRLIEALEALV; from the coding sequence ATGACATTCGATATACAAAATCTGTTGCGGGACAACATCCGGAAATTAAAGCCATATTCATCCGCTCGCGACGAATTCTCGGGCGAGGCAGCGGTATTTCTCGATGCCAACGAGAATCCGTTCAATGCTCCTTACAACCGGTACCCCGATCCCCGGCAAACGGAACTGAAAAGCAAAATTGCACCGGTAAAAAAGGTGCCGCCGGAAAACATCTTCCTTGGTAATGGAAGCGACGAACCCATCGACTTGCTGATTCGGGCGTTTTGTACTCCCGGGAAAGACAATATTGTTGCCATCGCTCCCACTTACGGCATGTATCGCGTGGCTGCCGATGTAAACGATGTGAAAGTTATCGAAGCGCCACTGAATGCCGATTATACGCTTTCACCGAAGACGGTGTTGGACACGGTCACACCCAATACTAAAATGGTTTTCCTCTGCTCACCCAACAATCCCACCGGGAATGCTCTGGGAAAAGAGGCTATGCTGGAAATCATGAATAACTTCACGGGGCTGGTTATTGTCGACGAAGCGTACATTGATTTTTGTCCGGAAAGATCGCTGCTTCCCGAGTTGCCGGAACATCCTAACCTGGTTGTATTGCAAACCTTCTCCAAAGCTTGGGGAATGGCAGGTATCCGGTTGGGAATGGCATTCGCCAGCCAGGAAATCATCGACGTACTCAATCGCATTAAATATCCGTACAACATCAACATTCTGACCCAGTTGAAAGCGATCGAGCTGATTGAGCTGGAGAAAGAAAAATCGGATTGGGTTAAAATCCTGGTTTCCGAAAGGGAAAAGCTGGCTGAAAAGCTACGGGAGTTCCCGTTTGTGGTGAAGGTTTATCCCAGCGACGCCAATTTTCTATTGATAAAAACACACGATCCACGCGGAATTTATGATTACCTCGTTGAAGAGAAAATCATTGTGCGCGATCGCTCCGGAGTGGCGCTTTGCGAAGGCAGTCTGCGCATCAGCGTAGGTTCTGAAATGGAAAACCAACGACTGATTGAAGCACTGGAAGCGTTAGTTTGA
- the hisD gene encoding histidinol dehydrogenase has product MQIYNYPLFNTWPKILSRPANNYSSINSTVRMILDNVKKKGDAAVRDYTRRFDGADLEEFRVSKDEMEKAANLIEPELKEAIQKAAKNILAFHEIQKPPMRMIETAPGVKCWQKSVPIDKVGLYIPGGSAPLFSTVLMLGIPAQIAGCKEIVLCTPPNEKGEIHPAILFAAGLVEVSRIYKIGGVQAIGAMAYGTETVPRVFKIFGPGNSWVTAAKQIVSVNDCAIDMPAGPSELAVMADESAEPEFIAADLLSQAEHGPDSQVVLVTTEEPLIAKVMQAIDRQLSELPRAAIASKALENSRAILVNDEEQMIELINFYAPEHLIIATRNTTNHADRITNAGSVFLGNFTPESAGDYASGTNHTLPTQGWARSFSGLNLESFCKKITFQEISRDGIQQLGPIIEAMAEGELLYAHKNAATLRINSSES; this is encoded by the coding sequence ATGCAGATTTACAATTATCCTCTTTTTAATACGTGGCCCAAAATTCTCTCGCGCCCGGCTAACAATTATTCTTCGATCAACAGCACGGTCAGGATGATTCTTGACAATGTGAAAAAGAAAGGTGATGCTGCTGTTCGTGATTATACAAGACGTTTCGACGGAGCCGACCTGGAAGAATTCAGGGTGAGCAAAGATGAAATGGAGAAGGCTGCAAATTTGATTGAGCCCGAACTGAAAGAGGCCATTCAGAAAGCGGCAAAGAATATTCTCGCTTTCCACGAGATACAAAAGCCGCCTATGCGGATGATTGAAACAGCACCCGGCGTGAAGTGCTGGCAGAAATCTGTACCGATTGACAAGGTTGGACTCTATATTCCCGGCGGCTCAGCGCCACTGTTCTCAACTGTTCTGATGCTCGGAATTCCGGCCCAGATTGCCGGCTGCAAGGAAATCGTTCTTTGCACACCTCCCAACGAAAAAGGTGAAATTCACCCGGCCATCCTGTTCGCTGCCGGTTTAGTGGAGGTTTCCAGAATTTATAAAATCGGCGGTGTACAGGCTATCGGTGCGATGGCATACGGAACAGAAACGGTTCCCCGTGTCTTCAAAATATTTGGACCGGGAAACTCCTGGGTGACGGCCGCCAAACAGATTGTCTCTGTAAACGACTGTGCCATCGATATGCCGGCAGGTCCGTCCGAACTGGCTGTAATGGCCGATGAGTCAGCGGAACCAGAATTCATTGCTGCCGATTTGCTATCACAGGCTGAACACGGCCCGGACAGCCAAGTTGTTCTGGTTACCACCGAAGAACCGCTTATCGCGAAGGTCATGCAAGCCATCGACCGGCAACTTTCGGAACTGCCACGAGCGGCTATCGCCAGCAAAGCATTGGAAAATAGCCGGGCCATTTTGGTGAACGATGAAGAGCAGATGATTGAGCTAATCAACTTCTACGCACCGGAACACTTAATCATTGCGACCCGGAATACCACGAACCACGCTGACCGGATAACGAATGCCGGTTCCGTATTTCTGGGGAATTTCACTCCCGAAAGTGCCGGCGATTATGCTTCCGGGACAAATCACACGCTCCCAACACAAGGATGGGCACGCTCATTCAGCGGATTGAACCTTGAAAGTTTCTGTAAGAAGATTACTTTCCAGGAAATATCGAGAGACGGCATCCAACAGCTGGGACCTATCATCGAAGCGATGGCCGAAGGGGAATTGCTTTATGCCCATAAGAATGCAGCAACCTTGCGTATCAACTCCAGTGAATCATAA
- the hisB gene encoding bifunctional histidinol-phosphatase/imidazoleglycerol-phosphate dehydratase HisB: MKKKKVLFIDRDGTLVVEPPEDYQLDSLEKLEFIPGVFRNLYSIRNLLDFELVMVTNQDGLGTDSFPEDTFHPAHDKMLKAFENEGITFDEIHIDKTFPEENAPTRKPGTALLQKYFSEEYDLPGSFVIGDRLTDVELAKNLGAKAIFFSEKEIDDEALKAHCALTTNSWEKVFQFLATGERTATIERETAETKISITVNLDGSGKGNISTGLGFFDHMLDQIARHSGCNLTIHVNGDLEVDEHHTIEDTGIALGNAFRQALGDKRGIERYGFCLPMDDCLAQVALDFGGRSWLVWDAEFKREMIGDVPTEMFFHFFKSFSDAALCNLNIKAEGTNEHHKIEGIFKAFAKSIRMAIRKDPMKNSLPSTKGML, from the coding sequence ATGAAAAAGAAAAAAGTACTCTTCATAGACAGGGATGGAACACTGGTAGTTGAACCACCGGAGGATTACCAGTTGGATTCGCTGGAAAAGCTGGAATTCATACCGGGCGTTTTTCGCAACCTGTACAGTATCCGGAACCTGCTCGATTTCGAATTGGTGATGGTCACCAATCAGGACGGTCTGGGAACCGATTCATTTCCGGAAGATACATTCCATCCGGCTCATGATAAAATGTTGAAGGCGTTTGAAAACGAAGGCATCACATTCGACGAAATTCATATCGACAAGACCTTCCCTGAAGAAAATGCGCCTACACGAAAGCCGGGAACAGCCCTGCTGCAGAAATATTTCAGCGAAGAATATGATCTGCCCGGCTCTTTTGTTATCGGAGACCGGCTGACCGATGTAGAACTCGCCAAGAATCTGGGTGCTAAAGCGATTTTCTTCTCCGAAAAGGAAATCGATGATGAAGCGTTGAAAGCTCACTGTGCATTGACCACCAATAGCTGGGAGAAAGTTTTCCAGTTCCTGGCAACAGGCGAACGAACAGCTACCATTGAACGGGAAACCGCCGAAACGAAAATCAGCATTACTGTTAACTTAGACGGCTCCGGCAAAGGAAATATCTCAACCGGGCTGGGATTTTTCGACCACATGCTCGACCAGATTGCCCGCCATTCCGGTTGCAATTTGACAATACATGTGAACGGTGATCTCGAAGTAGACGAACATCATACCATCGAAGATACCGGCATTGCTTTGGGAAATGCCTTCCGGCAAGCACTGGGAGATAAACGAGGTATTGAACGTTACGGTTTTTGCCTTCCGATGGACGATTGCCTTGCCCAGGTTGCACTTGACTTTGGTGGCCGGTCGTGGCTCGTATGGGATGCTGAATTCAAGCGGGAGATGATTGGTGATGTTCCGACAGAGATGTTCTTCCACTTTTTTAAATCATTTTCCGATGCTGCCCTGTGCAATTTGAATATAAAAGCCGAAGGAACAAATGAACATCATAAAATAGAAGGAATTTTTAAAGCATTTGCCAAATCAATCCGGATGGCCATACGAAAAGATCCGATGAAAAATTCATTGCCATCGACAAAAGGGATGCTTTAG